The Chloroflexota bacterium genome includes the window TGAACGGCGACTCGACCCCCACGACGTGCAGCCGCTTCAGGACATCTTCAAGGCGCTCCAACTCGTCGCTCCGACTTCCTAAATCGGGGGTGCCTGGTGCTCGAGGTCGACAAACCGCGTGCTCCGCTCCATAAACAGGAGGGACACCATGCCGGTTGGCCCGTTGCGGTGCTTCGCCACGTACAGGTCCGTGATGCCCTTGCGCTCGGTCTCCCGGTCGTAGACGTCTTCGCGATAGATGAAGATCACGACGTCCGCGTCCTGTTCGATGCTGCCGCTGTCGCGGAGGTCTGAGAGCATGGGGATGTGAGGCGACCGCCCCTCGACGGCGCGCGAGAGCTGCGAGAGGGCGAGCACGGGCACGTTCAGCTCGCGGGCGAGCGCCTTCAGCGAACGGGACACCTCGGATATCTCCTGCACCCGGTTCTCCGGCACGCTTCCGCCGACGAGCTGGAGGTAGTCGACGATGAGGAGATCGAGCGGATGCTCGCCGTGGAGCCTGCGCGCCTTGCCGCGCAACTCGTTGATCCCGATGGACGGTGTATCGTCGATGTAGATGGGCGAGGCCGACAACACCTCGAGCGCCTCGCCGAGATTTCGGATCTCGACCTCCGATAACCGTCCCTCGCGAATGCGCGCCGAATCCACCCCGGACTCGGTCGACAGAAACCGCTGCGCGATCTGAAGCCGGCTCATCTCGACGCTGAAGATCGCGGTAGTGAGGTTGAAGCGCACCGCCGCATTGCGGGCGATGTTGAGTGCGAGAGCAGTCTTGCCCAGACTCGGCCGCGCTGCCAGGATCAACAAGTCCGACCGTTGAAAGCCGCCCAGCAACCGATCGAGATCGATGAAGCCGGACGGCACGCCCGGTCGCGCGGTGTCGGCGCCAACACCGAGCTGAATCTGCTCGAGGTATTCGGCGAGCACGTCACGGATGTGGAGGAAGTCCCTGGCCGCGCGAAACTGCGTGACGGCGAAAAGCTCTTGCTCGGCCCGCTCCAGGGCCGTCGCCGTATCGGCATGGTCTTCGTACCCGATGGCCGCGATTCGCCCTGCCGCGGAGATCAGGCGCCGCATGAGGGCGGTGCGCTCCACGACCCTGGCGTAGTGCTCGACATGGACGGACGTCGGGACCACGGTGAGCAGCCGAGACACGTAGCCGACTCCGCCGATGCGCTCGAGCAGGTCCTCGCGCTCCAACTCGTCGCACACCATCACAAAGTCCGTCGGCTGTCGACGCTCGTACAGGCGGAGCATGGCGGCGTAGATGTCGCGGTTGCGGGGGTGATAAAAGTCATCCGGTCGCAGAAACGCCGCGACCGCCTCGATGGCCTCGGGGTCGATCAACATACTGCCGAGGACGGATTCCTCGGCCTCAGAGTTGTGCGGGGGCAGTGGCTCGAAGGCCCGGTCGGGGGCGTACGCCTCAATCGCCATCGCGCAGTCGCTCCGCGTGAGGGTGCAACGCCATCATGAACGGCTCGCGGTACCGGTACGTGCGCCCTACGGCCTGTCCCCGACGACCTCGACGTTGACCGTCGCGATGACCCGCGGAGCCACATGCACCCGCACGTGATGCATCCCGACCGTGCGGATCGGCTCCTCCAACTCGACGTCCCGCTTGTCTACGGTCTGCCCAAGGGCCGCCTTGATGGCGTCCGCGACATCGGCGGTGGTCACCGATCCGTAGAGCCGCCCCTGCTCGCCGGCATGCGCGCGGACGACGATCGGCGTCTCGGTCAAGCGCTTGGCGAGAGCTTCGTGCTCGGCGGCGAGACGGGCCTGTTGGCGCGATTCGGCCGCCTTGTGCGCTTCGACGTTCTGTACGGCGGTCTTGGATGCGATCGCGGCCAATCCCCGGGGGATCAAGTAGTTCCTGCCGTACCCGTCGGAAACCTCTTTCACTTCGCCCGCGCGGCCGAGGCTCGGGACGTCCTTTCGCAACACCACTTTCATCACACACCTCCATCCCGGACATCATCACGGCTCGCCTCTCGACGCATTGTATCGAACAAATGATCTCATTTCCATGCTTTCGGGAAAATTGCGCGCACATTCTAGAGAGCGGCCGCTGGCGCCAGGAATCCGGTCTCGTCAACGGGGCACAGCGCGATTCGACGCCGCCTTTTCCACGCGGGCGAGTTCCTCGGCGCGCCAGGTTTCCACCGCTTTTCCACCGATTCCCATCGGGGCAGCCCTGCCGAATCGCCGCGCTGTGGAAAACTCGCAAGGTCTGGCGATTTCGGTGTGACACGGTGTCAGTTGACACCTTTGTAATGCGCGGAGCGGCGTTCGGGACGGCGTGATCGTCCGTCACGGCTCACGCCACGCGGTGAGGTGTGCCGGCCGATGATGCGGTACATTTCATCGTGACGCGGAATGCCCTGGAGCGGAAGCGTGAAAATTGGCCTCGTCCTGCTATCGGGCGGGCTCGACTCGACCACCGTCGCGGCTCTCGCCCTGCACGAGGGCTACGAGCTGTCGGCGCTCACCGTGGATTACGGCCAGACACACCGACAAGAGGTCGCGGCTGCCCAGGCAGTCGCGGCATCGCTGGGCGTTGCTCATCACATTGCGTCAGTGGAGTTCTTTCGCCAGCTCGCCTGGTACTCGGCGCTCACCAGTCCGGATCGATATTCGGCGCCGGTCGATCGGGACAGCGCGGCGATGGCCGCCGACATCCCGATTACCTACGTGCCGCTTCGGAACACGTTCCTCTTGACGCTGGGCGCCGCCGCGCTGGAAAGCCGCGCCCTCGCGCTCATCGAGGCGGGCGGAGCCGATGCGCGGGAACTGTCGCCGACGCTGTTCATCGCGGCCAATGCGATCGACTACAGCGGCTACCCCGATTGTCGTCCGGAGTTCTACCGCGCCGCCGGAGAAACGCTGCGACTGGGAAGCAAGCTGGGGACACAATACGGGGTTCGCATCGAGATTCGCACCCCGCTCATCGATAAGGGGAAGCGCGAAATCGTGGAGCTCGGCCTGGCGCTGGGGGCGCCCCTCGACCGCACGTGGAGCTGCTACGGCCCTGGCCCAGCGCCCTGCGGCCGGTGCGATAGCTGCGAGCTGCGGGCGAAGGGGTTCGCCGAGGCTGGCGCCGCCGACCCGGCGCTCTTGAGGATCGGGACCGCGCCACGCGCCGCGCACGCGCGGGGCGGTCGCGCGACACCGCGATGAGCGCACGCACGCTCCGCGTGAGCCGGTTGCCGGACGGGCGACCCGAGATCTTCACTTCGATCCAGGGCGAGGGCCCCACGTGTGGGTTGCCGAGTGTGTTCGTTCGCCTCGCTCTGTGCAACCTTCGCTGTTCGTGGTGCGACACGGCCTACACGTGGGACTGGGCGCGGTTCGACCAACGCGAATCGATCATCGAGTTGGACGCTTCCACATTCGCGTCGCGCGTCATCGCCGCCGCCTCTGCTCAGGGGACGGCCAACGCGGTCATTACCGGCGGCGAACCCCTGCTTCAGCAAGACGGACTCGTACGCCTCGCCCACGCGCTGAAGGACGCGGGCCTACGGATCGAGGTGGAAACGAATGGGACGATCGTGCCGCTTGCCGGGCTCGCGGAGCACGTGGACCAGTGGAACGTGTCACCGAAGCTAACCAACTCGCGCAACGATCCGGCGCTGCGCCGTCGCGACGAAGCGCTGAAGTGGTTCGCGGCAAAGGAGTCGGCGTACTTCAAGTTTGTGATCGTCGCGCCTGATGACGTTGAAGAAGTGTCGTGCCTCGTGCGTCAGCACGGCCTGCCCCGCCATCGTGTGATGCTGATGCCCGAAGGGGTGGACGCGTCGACCGTCACCGAGCGGTCGCGATGGCTGGCGGAGCGGTGCGTGGCGGAAGGGTACCGACTCGGCCCACGCATGCACATCTTATTGTGGGGCGCGGAGCGCGCCCGTTGACCGCGCGCGGGGCGTAGGCGCGCCTCCGGAGCGCCGAGGTGTTACGCGGTCCCTTGGACGTGGCTCAGGGCAGGGCGTTCGGCGTGGGGTGAGCGGCCCTCTGGATTCCCGTCAGGCGGTTCGCGCCGGCTGCGCGGCTTCGGCCGCTTCCGGAGCCGGAGGCGCGGGGGGCGCCTCCGTTCGGACCATCTCTTCCATGGTCACGATGTGGTTCTTGTTGACCGCGACGAAGGGCGTGCGGTCGGTCCGCCCGTCGGCCGACGTGATGGCCGCGCTCGTGACCGCGACGAACACCTCGGTGTCGCGCTCCAGCAAGTCCGTCAATCGTGTGCCCGGCACGAGGTAAATATTTCCCCGAATGACCAGTCCACCAGCCGTCCGAATCAGCGCATCGCGCGGCTCCCGGATCGTCCGGTCGAACGACTGGCTGCCAACGCCTCGGTGCGAGAGACTCATTTTGCGCTCCGCTTCCAGAAGGGCCGGGCCTCACGCGATTGCGCCTTGGCGGCCGCGACGACCGGGGCGGCCTCGCCGTTCTGGCGCTCGGGGCGCGGCTGGCCCGCGACGAGCTCGACGAGCCGTGCCAGGTCCCGCGTGACCTCCGCCTCTTCGTTAGGATCCTGATCGAAGAGCGAGACGCCGTGGTTCGCCGCTTCGACGACGGCACGGCCCGCGCTAACTACGGTCCCCGCGATGGGCATGCCGAGCTGCTCCTCGAGGGCGGCGAGACGGATGCCGCTGTTGGCGCGGTTTAGCACGAGGGACAGCTTGTTGCTGATGCCGAGCGCCCCCGAGACCTCGAGGAACCGGCTGGTGTGGTGGACTGCGCTGATCTCAGGCGTCGTGATCATGATGATTCGGTCCGCGACGTCGAGGATCTGGAGGTTCAACTCGTCCAGGGTCGGGTGGGTGTCGACGATGACGTAGTCGAACAGCGCGCGATACGAGGAGATCGCGGACACGACGATGTCGCTCCGGATCTTCTCCGCCGTGGAGAGATCCGGGGGTCGCAGAAGTAGGTGCGTGCCGGAGCTGTGCTGCACCAGCACCTGCTGCAGCACCCCCAGGTTGGTGTCCTCTTCGGCGGAGATGTCGAACACGCTCTTGCGCGAGGCAAGGTTGAGGAGCACGCCGACGTCGCCGAACCACAGGTCGGCGTCCACCAGGAGCGTTTTGTAGTCGTAGAAACGTGACAGCCCAACGGCCAGGTTCACGGCGATGGTGCTCTTGCCGACACCGCCCTTGGGGGAGAAGAGCACGATGATCGTGCCGTGGTGGATCCCCTCGGACCTGCCCACGACGTATCCGAGCGAGCCGTCCGGGATCTCATAACCGGAGCGGATCATCATCGCCTTGACGCGAAGGATCAGCTCGCCCACGCCCACGGGCTTCGCCGCGTACTCGTCCAGGGGCGGGCGGTGGGAGTCCAGGGCGAACTGCTGGTAGCGCTCCGGTGCCACGAGCGTGAGCGTTGGGACCGCGTGGGCCGAATGGAGCAGTTTGAAAACCTGGAACGCCATGTCCTGGGGAATGTCGCCGTCTACGACAGCGATGCATTGGGTCACTTCTTCGATGTCTCCACCGGAGGTGAGGCGCTCCAAGAAGCTCACCACTTCGGCGTACGAACCCGCGACTTGGCAATTAATCTTCTCGGATCGAAGCGCGGTGGCGTACTCTTCGAAGGACCGGTCTTGACTGATGAGAAGTACTGACGGAACGCTCACGATTCCTCCAGGCGGATCCGAAAGCCCGGGAGCTTCAGAATATCTCGGAGCACGCGCTCCGGGTTCTCGCTGAAGAGAGAGAGGATCGCCTCATCTCCGGACTCCGGGGTGATGTTGACGAAGGTGACCCCATTGAATCGAGATATGGCCTGCTCCAGGGCAAACAGCGTGGCGTAGGTCAACGCCCCCGCAACCTTGCAGCGCAGCGAGCCGCTCCCTTTAAATAGCGACGAGAGCACCAACTCCCCGCCATGGGATGACTTCCCATTTGGCGTCGCCTCGTCGGCCGCGAGCGGCTGCCCCTGATTAGCAGACTGGCTCAACCCACCGTGCTCCAACGCGGATCGGCGCTGTTGCACCGCCCAGTCCCGAGCCCGCCCATCGGTACGGGCTCAGGTGCCCAAGGATACCTGAAACATTGAACCACTGCAACGCAACTGTAACATCCTTCACGGACCATCTACCGGAGCAGGGCCATCGCCCGGTCCGCGACCGGGTCTTCTCCGCGGGCCAGCGCCTGGGAATCCGCGGCGACGGGAACGTCCGGCTCGACGCCGGAGCCGAGCAACGAATCGCGCGACGGGCTATAAATGCGGGTCGTCGTAATCTCCGCCGCCGACCCATCGGACAACCCGACCACGGTCGGCGTGCCGAGCCGCCCGGCCGTCGTCTCGCCGACGAGCGTGCCCGCGCCGTAGTCGCGAATCGCGGCCGCGAACAACTCTCCGGGCCCCGCCGTGGCGCCATCCACCAGGACGACCGTCGGAAGCAGGCTGGCGAGCGGAAGGCTCGTCCCGCGTATCGTCGTCTCGCGCCCGCCATGCTCCCGCTCGATGGCGATTGTCTGCTGGCCGACAAACAGCGATGCTACGTCCACCGCGTTTGTCAAGTTCCCCTCGCCATTCCCGCGGACGTCGATGACCCACCCGCTGGCTCCATCGGCGATGCTGTCCCGCAGCGCGCGCCGCAGCGTATCGACAACGTTCCGATCAAAGGAGCGGAGCTGGATCATTTCGATCCCGTCGACGAGGGTGGCCGTTATGGAGCGTCGATCGAGCCGCGACCGCGAGACGGTGATCTCCCGCGGCTCCCCGCCCGGCGAGCTGACGCCGATTTGGACCTGGGATCCCGCCGGTCCGCTCAGGCTGAGAAGCACGTCGTAGAGGTCGAGCCCGCTCGTCGGCGATCCGTCCACGGAGAGGATCGAATCACCGGGCGCGATGCCCGCGCCCGCAGCCGGACCGGCCGAATCGGTCAGACGGACGACCGGGGGACCGCCATCGCGCCCCGGCACGAGCGTGACGCCGATGCTCCCTTCGCCGGCGGACTGCATGCGCTTCATGGTGTCGCGGTCGAGGTAGGTTGTCAGCGGATCGCCGAGGGCGGCAAGCATCCCGCGGGCGGCGCCCCGCCCGACGGCGCCAATGTCGAGTCGGCCCCCGAGCTTTGCGACGAACGCGTCATACGCGGCGCCGAAGTCCGCGTAGTCGGTTCGTGGATCACCCGATGGGTGGAGCGGCGCGGTGTCCAGAATTCCGGTTTCGATGGGGAGCAGCCCGATGGCGACCGCGGCGTCGCGCGCACCGGTCAGCGCTGCTTCGAGAAGCTTCCCGTCGTCGACTCGATCTACGTATTCGGTGATCAGCGCCTGGTAGATCGCGTACAGATCGTCGGACGTCAGTGCGCTGGGGGCGGAGGGCTCGATGGTGGGGGGCTGGCCGATGGATGGCTGGGCCGGCGCGCCGGCGGTGGGCGTGGGCATGGGCATCATGGTGCAGCCAGCGAGCGTGCACGCCACCAGGCCGAATAGCGCTGACACTGGCTTCCGGTTGTGGAAGCGCATTGTGTCGTCCCCGGGGTTGATCTGAAGTCGCGCCGCGAACCACGCAGGGCGGAGCCGGCGGCGTGTCTATTCTAAGCCAGGTTTCGCTTCCGGCAGACAGACCGTCGACATTCCAGAACGTTTACGACGGCGCAACCATACGCTACGTTGACATCGCCGTCGCTTCCGCATACTCGCCTCACATGGAGAGGAGTATGCGGATGATGAACAGGCGCGCGTGTCGAATCGTCGACATCTCGCGCGAGCGAGCGCGAAGGCGCGGCCACGGCGCGGGCGATCCCGCCCCATCGATTCGTCTTCTGGCGCGGTATCTCGGCGGCTCCATCGCGCACGCGGCGCGAGCCGACTCCTGGACCATGACCGTACGCTGGGCGGACGCTGAGCTGACAGAGTCGCGGCTCCGAAACCCGCCCGGCGGTCGCGGAGCTTCGGGAGCAGCGGCGCGGGGCGCGACCGTGGCCCTGGTCGTGGGAGCGCGGGAGATCGGGCGCGTGTACCTCCGCACCGGTCGACCCGGAGGATTCTCCGGCGCAGAGATCGTTCGGGCTCACGCGGCCGGAGAGTGCGCCGCGCGGTTCCTGGCCCTGGCCATCGACCTCGCCGCGCAGGATGCCGCCCATGCGGTCAACCGCGGAGCCCACTCTGACCCGGCGAGATGTCGGTCGCTACGCAGGCCCCAGAGACCACTCCCAGATGTTCCACAAATACGAGCCGCGCACGGGTGGTTTGATCCCTAGGACGTCGGCTCGGGCGGCTCCGACCCGTGGCTGGTAGTACAGCATCCCCTGAGCTACGTCTGCGCTGAAGATGCGCTCGATGTCCAGCAAGATCTTCTCCCGAGCCGGCTGATCGATGGTCAGCAGGGACTGAGCATACAGTCGGTCGAGCTCAGGATTCGAATAACTGCCGCGGTTCTTGCCGGTGTACTTGTTCTGGGGCGTCGGCGCCTGATCGGTGATGGCGTTGGCCGCGGAGACAACATCGGTCTGAGCAGAGATGGCCACGCCGGGAAAGTTGACGCGATATTCCACGTCCGTGGTGAGCGCGCGAGGCACCACGAAGCTGCGCGCGTCGATCCCCGCTTTCTTCCAGTCGTCGGCGACGATCTCCGCTTCCTGCTCGCGTTCGCCGGTGACACGAACCTCCACGTCGAGCGACTTGCCCGAGCTCTCGCGATAGAGGCCGTCCGGCCCGCGCGCCCAGCCGGCCTCGCCGAGCCGCTGGTCCGCGCGGCGCACGTCGTACGGGTAGGTCGTGAGCACCTGCGCGACGCGCGGGTAGAACGGGTCACTCTCCGAGTAGCCGGTGTTCGCAACCCCGCCGAAGCCGTACTGGAGCGCATCGGCCAACGCCTTGCGATCGAGGGCGTACATCAAGGCCTGGCGTACGCGGACGTCGTTCAGCGCCGCTTGATGGTCCGGGACGTCGCGATGCTGGAACTCGATGTAGCGTGTGCCAAACAGGCTTTGCGCGTAGATCTGGCCGCCGTGGTCCTGATCCCATCGATCTCGGAGGATCAGCGCCTGCTCTGCCCCGATGGCCGTGTACTCCGCGAAATCGATCGTGCCGGAGAAGAATCCCGCGACGATGGTGTTGCTGTCCGTGACCCAGCGGACTTCGATATTTTCGATCTTCGGCTTCCCCAGGGGGAAGAACGGATTGGCGGCGAGCGCGATGACGACGCCGTGGTCCCACCGCGTCACCCGGTAAGGCCCGCTTCCGACGAAGTCCGGCGATGTCCAGAACGTGCTCGCCAGGAACGCGTTCTTATCCTGGTTGTACAGATCGCCGAGCACGTGGCGCGGGAAAGGCGCGAGTTGGCTGTTGATCAGGGCGTTCGCATCGACGTACGGCTGGCTCCACGTGATGGCGATGGTGCGATCGTCCACGGCGTTCACGTCGCTCATGAGCGATTCGGGCAGGCGCGTGGTCATGGGGATGTCGCGGTCCGTGTAAATTTGAAAGGCGAAGGAGAAATCATCCGCGGTCAGCGGCTCGCCGTCGTGCCAGCGCATATTGGGGCGCAATCGATAGACGGTTTTCATCGATCCATCGGCCGCGATGGTCCAGCTTCCGTCATCCTGGGTGGGGAGGCGCTCGGCCAGCATCGGCTGCGGCACCTGTAACGCGTCCAGGTACGCGAGACTGACGGTGATCGGGAATCCAAGGCCCATGCGATCGAGTCGGTCGCTGAGATTCGGAGGCTCCGCCCGCAGGACGATCGTCACGACGCGCTGGGGAACCGGCGAGCTTGTCTGAGCTGCCGACCCGGCGCCGCTTGCCGCCGCCGACTGACCCCGCGAAGCGGACTGATCGGGCGCGCACCCGGCAAGCACCACCGTGGCGGACACACAGAGCGCGAGCACGCTCGCCGCGATCGCGCGGCGAGCGCCGAGGGGCGTCACCATGCGGGGCGGGCGGAGTCGCGAAGCCACATCTCGACCATGCCGGCATAGACCTCGCCCTGGGCGATGCCCAGCCCAACGCCGGCGATCTCCTCCTCGGGCGCCACCACGGCGACCCCATTGCGAAGAAGCACGGCAAGGGTGAGAGCGATGCCCGTTTGGGTGCTGCCTTTGCCGAAGGGCTTGTCGCGTATCAGGCCGAACAGGAGGAAAGACGCCAGGGTCACGATGTCGCCGCGTTGCTGCTGGACGGTGCCGTGCGCGCGCTCGAGGGTTGAGCGGAGCCGGGCTTCGTCAGGCTGATCCAGGTCATGGACCCCCAGCCGGTCCATGAGGGCATAGTGAAAGGCGATGGCCTGCGGGGCGTCGGGATAGGGAAACGATGAGGGCTGCCTACTCACCCGCCATCTCCAGGGCCTCCCGATGCTCCTCGATTACGGCCTCCAATGCGCGCTCCCATTAAATGGAGAACCAGGGAGCTACGTCGAGTGGCTCGAGTATCAGCCCCTCATCCGTCGCCGTTACCTCAACGGAACCACCGGCCGCGAGATGGTAGCGGTCCACAAGCTCCGGAGGGATGGTGATGGCCAAGCCCCGTTCGCTGGCGAAAAGCTCGCTCTTCACGTCCTGTGCCTCCGCTTCAAGCGACCGGCCATGGGATGTATTCTAAGCGCTATGACTGGGGAAGACATCCTGGCCGCGAACGAGGCGTTCTACCGGGCCTTCAACCAGAAGGACATCTCCGCCATGGACGCCGTGTGGGCGCGTGATGTCGACGTCGCCTGCGTGCACCCCGGGTGGAACGTGCTGCAGGGGCGTGACCCGATCATCGAAAGCTGGGCGCGGATCCTCTCCAACCCGAACCAGCCGCGCATCATGACCGGCGGCGCGACGGCCACGGTTATCGGCGATGTCGGCATCGTCGTATGTCGCGAGCTGGTCGGCGGCACACCCCTTGCCGCCACCAACGTGTTCGTGCGCGAGGCCGGCGCGTGGAAGATGATCCACCACCATTCCGGTCCCGTGGCCCTCCCGGGATAATCGCTAGGGCGCTCCCGGCGTCTCTTCGACGCGAAGCGGTGTATTGGTCGGTCCTACCGTCGGCGCGGGGGTGGGCGTCGCTTGGGGCGTCGGGACCGGGGTTGGGATCGATTGGACTCCGCCCAGGTCGACCGTGATGGCCCCCGTCGTGCCGGGGACCCGGTATGCCAGCGTCAGCCCCTCGGCGTCGCTCGGGATATCGAAGTTGACGTTCCCGGTCGCGTCCTTCGTCGCATCCAGCGTTGAGCGCTGGAGCGGCTGGCTCCCGGCGGTGACTCCCGCCTCATATGTATTCCCGGCGCGATCCGTGATGGAGAAGTCGTACGGGCTGTAGGGGATCTGATACGGCCGCTTGTTGTTGATGGTGACGTTCACGACGACGAAGACGTCACCGGGGCTCGGCCGGAAAAAGTCGCCGATCTGATCGAGCTGGGTCACCGAATTGACGCTCAGCCCGACGTTCGCGAATTCGATGCGCTGACCGACGATGCCCGTTGCCGGAGGTGTTGGCGTGACGGCAGTTCGGGCAAAGGGCCCGGCGCAGGCGGCGACCAGGGTGGCGCTGAGCGCGAGGAGCGCCGCGGGCTGGCGGACGCGATGAAGATCCCACATATCAGGCGACCCCGGCGGCCGCGCTGGGCACGGCGCCCGCGCGGCGCGCGCGGAGGAAATAGCCGAGGCCGACCACCACGCCGACAAGGCAGACCGCCGCCTCGATTTGCAGCGCGGTCCCAACGTCCCATCGGTCGGCGAGGAGCCCGGTCACCAACGCACCGGGTGGCGTCATTCCGGCAAGTAGGAGCGTATAGAGTCCCATGATCCTCCCACGCATCCCGTCGGGGACGCTGAGTTGGAGAGTCGTATTCGCGGTCGTCGTAAAGACCGTGCCCGCGAGGCCCAGCGCGGCAATGAGTCCGAGCGAGAGCCCCGCCCAGGAGGACCACCCGACGCCCGCGAGAAACACGGCGAAGCCGATGCCGCCCCACGCCTGCCTGAGGGGAGACGTGTACCCGACGCGCGCGATGGCCACGGCGCCAACAATGGCGCCCGCCCCGAGGGCAACGCTCAGTGTGCCATAGCCCCCGGCGCCAAGGCCAAGGCGATAGCGAGCGAGGAGCGGCATAAAGGTGCTGTAGTTGAACCCGAAGATGCCCAGGCAGCTGAGCGCGCACAGGGTGAACACGATTGGCGGCCGCCGCCCCGCGAAGGCGAGCGCTTCACCGATCTCGCGTATCGGACTGCGCAGGCCGGCTGCCGGCTGGGGATGAGGGAGCTCGTGCCGGATGAGGGCGAGGGCCACCAGCACGGCGACGTAGCTCGCGGCGTTCAGAGCAAACGCGCCCGCGAGGCTGATCCAGGTCACGACGAAGCCGCCCAGGGCCGGTCCGAGCACCCGGGCCGTGTTCTGGACCGTCGAATTCAACGCGATGGCGTTGGGGATCAGCTCGCGACCGACCAGCTCGGAGGGAAACGCCTGGCGGAGCGGCTGCTCCAGCGCATTCGCCGTTCCTTGGACCGCGGCCAGCGCGTAGATCTGCCAGAGGGCAATCTGATTCGTCGCCACCAGCGTGGCCAGCGTGGCGGCCTGTGCGATGTTCACGACCTGGATCCCGACGAGGGCGCGTCGCTTGGGAACGCGATCGGCGAGGGCGCCGGCGAACAGGGAGAGCGCGAGGATCGGGAGAAACTGAATGGTGACGACCGTCCCGAGCGCGGCCGCCGAATCCGTGAGCTGAAGCACGATCCAGGATTGGGCGATTCGCTGCATCCAGCTTCCAGACTGCGAGATCACCTGCCCGGCCATGAACAGGCGGTAGTTGCGATTCGCGAGGGCAGCGAGGGCCCCTTGGCCGCGATGGGCGGCGGTCGCGCCCTGGTCCTCTCCTTGGCGCCCGGCCGTCATGCTGTGGATGCGACGCGTCGGGCGATCAACGCGCCGTCGCCGGCTGTTCCTTCAGCGCCTCGTCGAGGGAGCGCAGGTCGGCGGCCGTAAGCTGCCACTCCAGCGCCCGCACGTTCTCCTCGACTTGCTCCGGCCTGGTCGCGCCTGAGATGACGCTCGCGACCCCTGGTTGAGCGGCAAGCCAGGCAAGCGCCAGCTGGCCGACGGAGTGGTCCCGCTCCTCCGCGAATCGCTCGAAGACGGCCAGCCTGGCGAAATTTGTGTCGGTGAGGACCCGGCGCGCGAAGTTGCTGGACCCGGCGAACCGCGTGCCCGGCGGCGGCGGCTCCCCCTGGTGATACTTGCCCGTCAGGAATCCCGAAGCGAGAGGAAAGTAGGGGATGAGGCCCATGCCGTAGCGCCGCGCGACCGGCAACACGTCGCGCTCGATCCCTCGCTCGAGCAGGTTGTACTGGTTCTGGGTCGAGACGAGGGGAACGAGGCGCTCGGAGCGCGCGATCCACTGGGCCTCGACGATCTGCCACGCCGCGAAGTTCGAGCATCCGATGTAGCGAACGTCTCCGCGGTGCACCAGATCGTCGAGGGCGCGGAGCGTCTCCTCGAGAGGCGTTTCGTCGTTCCAGTAGTGGATCTGGTAGAGGTCGATGGCATCGACGTCCAGGCGGCGAAGGCTGTCCTCGACCGCCTCCATCACGTGACGGCGCGACGTTCCGGAGTGAAGCGGTCCCTCCCCGACCGGGCGCTCGAACTT containing:
- a CDS encoding AbrB/MazE/SpoVT family DNA-binding domain-containing protein, coding for MKSELFASERGLAITIPPELVDRYHLAAGGSVEVTATDEGLILEPLDVAPWFSI
- a CDS encoding peptide ABC transporter substrate-binding protein; protein product: MASRLRPPRMVTPLGARRAIAASVLALCVSATVVLAGCAPDQSASRGQSAAASGAGSAAQTSSPVPQRVVTIVLRAEPPNLSDRLDRMGLGFPITVSLAYLDALQVPQPMLAERLPTQDDGSWTIAADGSMKTVYRLRPNMRWHDGEPLTADDFSFAFQIYTDRDIPMTTRLPESLMSDVNAVDDRTIAITWSQPYVDANALINSQLAPFPRHVLGDLYNQDKNAFLASTFWTSPDFVGSGPYRVTRWDHGVVIALAANPFFPLGKPKIENIEVRWVTDSNTIVAGFFSGTIDFAEYTAIGAEQALILRDRWDQDHGGQIYAQSLFGTRYIEFQHRDVPDHQAALNDVRVRQALMYALDRKALADALQYGFGGVANTGYSESDPFYPRVAQVLTTYPYDVRRADQRLGEAGWARGPDGLYRESSGKSLDVEVRVTGEREQEAEIVADDWKKAGIDARSFVVPRALTTDVEYRVNFPGVAISAQTDVVSAANAITDQAPTPQNKYTGKNRGSYSNPELDRLYAQSLLTIDQPAREKILLDIERIFSADVAQGMLYYQPRVGAARADVLGIKPPVRGSYLWNIWEWSLGPA
- a CDS encoding DUF4352 domain-containing protein, yielding MWDLHRVRQPAALLALSATLVAACAGPFARTAVTPTPPATGIVGQRIEFANVGLSVNSVTQLDQIGDFFRPSPGDVFVVVNVTINNKRPYQIPYSPYDFSITDRAGNTYEAGVTAGSQPLQRSTLDATKDATGNVNFDIPSDAEGLTLAYRVPGTTGAITVDLGGVQSIPTPVPTPQATPTPAPTVGPTNTPLRVEETPGAP
- a CDS encoding MFS transporter: MTAGRQGEDQGATAAHRGQGALAALANRNYRLFMAGQVISQSGSWMQRIAQSWIVLQLTDSAAALGTVVTIQFLPILALSLFAGALADRVPKRRALVGIQVVNIAQAATLATLVATNQIALWQIYALAAVQGTANALEQPLRQAFPSELVGRELIPNAIALNSTVQNTARVLGPALGGFVVTWISLAGAFALNAASYVAVLVALALIRHELPHPQPAAGLRSPIREIGEALAFAGRRPPIVFTLCALSCLGIFGFNYSTFMPLLARYRLGLGAGGYGTLSVALGAGAIVGAVAIARVGYTSPLRQAWGGIGFAVFLAGVGWSSWAGLSLGLIAALGLAGTVFTTTANTTLQLSVPDGMRGRIMGLYTLLLAGMTPPGALVTGLLADRWDVGTALQIEAAVCLVGVVVGLGYFLRARRAGAVPSAAAGVA
- a CDS encoding aldo/keto reductase; translation: MEYRRMGNSGLRVSVAGLGTNNFGRRCNAEETAAVIHRAIDLGVNFIDTADVYGDTLSEEYIGKAIKGHRRDLVIATKFERPVGEGPLHSGTSRRHVMEAVEDSLRRLDVDAIDLYQIHYWNDETPLEETLRALDDLVHRGDVRYIGCSNFAAWQIVEAQWIARSERLVPLVSTQNQYNLLERGIERDVLPVARRYGMGLIPYFPLASGFLTGKYHQGEPPPPGTRFAGSSNFARRVLTDTNFARLAVFERFAEERDHSVGQLALAWLAAQPGVASVISGATRPEQVEENVRALEWQLTAADLRSLDEALKEQPATAR
- a CDS encoding nuclear transport factor 2 family protein, producing the protein MTGEDILAANEAFYRAFNQKDISAMDAVWARDVDVACVHPGWNVLQGRDPIIESWARILSNPNQPRIMTGGATATVIGDVGIVVCRELVGGTPLAATNVFVREAGAWKMIHHHSGPVALPG